Below is a window of Blastopirellula marina DNA.
ATACTGGGAAAAAGCTTCTTGATTTTTTCCGCGACACGCATCGTGACCTCGGTTGGAAAGCCTAGTTGGCTTCCCTGTTCCGAGATCTGTCGAGTGACCGCTTCGATAACGGCCTTTGGCCGATGCCCCAGCAAGAGTGGTCCGTACGACATATTAAGGTCGATGTACTCGTTGCCGTCGACATCCCACAAGCGGCAGCCTTCGGCGCGATCGGCGACCAGAGGGATATGATAGGGAAGCACACGCATGGTGCTACTGTCACCACCCGCGAGGCTCTTCTTGGCCCGCTCGAGCACTTGCGCGCTGACCGAGCTCTTCGTGGCTTCAGATCTTGAAACGGTACCCGACATGATGTAACCCCTGTTCTACGCTGACGATTCGGTATGTATTTGTGGTGGATGAAATTGGTGGCTATCGCGTCTTAATCGAGGCCGCGATGTCGTGGAAACAGTGGGCGATTTCTTCCGGGCTCATAGCTGAACCAGCGGTGAACAATCGGCCCGATTGCAGGGCGTCTTCCCAGGAGAGCTGCCCCTGGGTGAGACGATGGAATGTATCGGAATTCAAAAAGCAGGTTGGGCTATCGCCGTTCATGAGTCCGGCGCCCACACCTACGAGTTGGCCCTGATCAACAATCATGTGCCATTGGCCGCCGCCGTTGCCACTGACCCGCAAACTGACATAACGCCGTTGTGGATCGGTAGCAGTAAGCTGGTTGGCATGGGAAATCCAAGGAGCGAGATCCTTGGCGATGGGGAACTTCTGCGGCACAGGTGCTTCCCGTGGCCAACCGAAATTCTTGTCGATGGCGTACTTCACCAGCATGTCCATCATCGTTTGGTCAACGGGAGGACAGGGAAGATGAGGTAATGCGTTTTCGGTGCGTGTGCTATCGAAACTTGGGTCATCGCTCCAGTACGATTGATAAACCTTCATTTGATCGCGGAAGGAGTCCATCATCTGCTTAGCGTCATCGGTGACACTAGCGTCGCCCACTTCCTCGTGCTTTGCTAAATCGAGAACGGCACCACCAATCGAAGCCAACATGTCGGCGACCGTAGCTGGATTGGGATTGGTGAAGTGATAGGTCTGGCCGTGCAGTTCCTGTCGGCTGATCACTTCTGTCATCGCGGCTGAAACCCAGTCCACAGGAACCAGATTCTTGCGTTCTTCGCCTGACAATGCCAATGTTCCGAGCCAATCCCCTTGAGCAATCACTTCCCAGGGAATTGTCGTAACAAGTGTATGGACAAGTCGGAGCGGCGTGTAAAAGCCATGGTATGAGGTCGTAAACCCCGTTTGCGAGTCGCCAACGATGATCGAAGGACGATGTACCGTGAGTTGATCAAAGCAATCGGCAGCGCGGACTTCTTTCTCGGCGGTGATTTTGCTCGATTCGTAATCGTTGCTTGGTAGCTGACCTACGTCGAGTTCGTCTTCGCGAATCGTTTCGCGACGTTGACCACACACGTACGCAGTAGAAACATGATGAAACTTGCGAATGCCGGTCGAACGGCACAAGTCGAGCATGTTTCGTGTCCCGTGGATATTGCTGCGCCACGGTTCGCCGTCTTCTTCGTCTGCGTAGAACGTTAGCGACGCGGCTGAATGGACGGCAGTGTCACAAAACTCGCTGACCCAACGTTGGTCTTCGGCGGATAGCCCACACATCGGCTGGGTGATGTCCCCTTCAAGCACGATTGGCCGTACCAGAGCGTGACCAAGTTCGCGCTCCCAATGGGTCATTGCCGTTTCAATCCGTCCGACCGCTGACTCAATGCGAGACTTACGCACGATGACTGCCAGCGGGATTTCCGCCAAGGTCAAGTCACGTAGCAGGTACCGTCCCAGGAGGCCGGTTCCGCCGGTTAACAAATGGTATTTCATACGATTTATGGTCAAACTGCCTGAATAGATTCGATTAAACGTGAACGGCGGCTCCGCCATCGACGACGAGCGTTTCCCCTTGGATCAAGTCGGCAAGGGGAGATGCGAGGAAGACAACTGCGTTGGCAATGTCTTCGATGCTGAGCATCCGTTCGCCCATCATGGTCTTGTCTTTCCGGTGCGCGAACATTTGATCCGCAC
It encodes the following:
- a CDS encoding SDR family oxidoreductase, coding for MKYHLLTGGTGLLGRYLLRDLTLAEIPLAVIVRKSRIESAVGRIETAMTHWERELGHALVRPIVLEGDITQPMCGLSAEDQRWVSEFCDTAVHSAASLTFYADEEDGEPWRSNIHGTRNMLDLCRSTGIRKFHHVSTAYVCGQRRETIREDELDVGQLPSNDYESSKITAEKEVRAADCFDQLTVHRPSIIVGDSQTGFTTSYHGFYTPLRLVHTLVTTIPWEVIAQGDWLGTLALSGEERKNLVPVDWVSAAMTEVISRQELHGQTYHFTNPNPATVADMLASIGGAVLDLAKHEEVGDASVTDDAKQMMDSFRDQMKVYQSYWSDDPSFDSTRTENALPHLPCPPVDQTMMDMLVKYAIDKNFGWPREAPVPQKFPIAKDLAPWISHANQLTATDPQRRYVSLRVSGNGGGQWHMIVDQGQLVGVGAGLMNGDSPTCFLNSDTFHRLTQGQLSWEDALQSGRLFTAGSAMSPEEIAHCFHDIAASIKTR